A genome region from Dickeya chrysanthemi NCPPB 402 includes the following:
- the pyrI gene encoding aspartate carbamoyltransferase regulatory subunit, with product MTHDNKLQVEAIKRGTVIDHIPAQVGFKLLTLFKLTATDQRITIGLNLPSNHLGRKDLIKIENIFLTEEQANQLAMYAPQATVNQIDNYEVVRKLHPQLPSHIEGVLTCPNSNCISRSEPVSSSFGVKQRGDDVQLKCKYCEKEFERQAVLNSY from the coding sequence ATGACTCACGACAATAAATTACAGGTAGAAGCCATCAAACGCGGTACCGTGATCGACCATATTCCGGCGCAGGTTGGCTTCAAATTACTGACGCTGTTCAAGCTGACCGCCACCGACCAGCGCATCACCATCGGCCTGAACTTGCCCTCCAACCATCTGGGCCGTAAAGATCTGATCAAGATTGAAAATATCTTTCTGACCGAAGAGCAGGCCAACCAACTGGCGATGTACGCGCCGCAAGCCACCGTCAATCAAATCGACAATTACGAAGTGGTGCGCAAGCTGCACCCGCAATTGCCGTCGCACATCGAAGGCGTGCTGACCTGCCCTAACAGCAACTGCATCAGCCGCAGCGAGCCAGTCAGTTCCTCCTTCGGCGTGAAACAACGTGGTGACGATGTGCAGTTGAAATGCAAATACTGCGAAAAAGAGTTCGAGCGTCAGGCGGTGCTGAACAGCTATTGA
- a CDS encoding YhcH/YjgK/YiaL family protein: MIIGNVDHLELVPYLPAKLREAIEYVKQHINADTPLGKHDIDGNKVFVLVSNDSTEPFEKRRAEYHAKYLDIQIVLNGTEGMTFSNLPAGKPDVDWLADKDIAFLPAGEQEKQVVLQAGDFVVFFPGEVHKPLCAVGEPAHVRKAVVKIDATLVL; this comes from the coding sequence ATGATCATCGGTAATGTCGACCATCTGGAGCTGGTTCCCTATCTGCCTGCCAAACTGCGTGAGGCGATTGAATATGTGAAGCAGCATATTAATGCCGATACCCCGCTGGGTAAGCACGATATCGACGGCAATAAGGTGTTTGTGCTGGTGTCGAACGATAGCACCGAGCCGTTCGAGAAGCGTCGGGCCGAGTATCACGCCAAATACCTGGATATCCAGATTGTGCTGAACGGCACCGAAGGCATGACCTTCAGCAATCTGCCGGCGGGTAAACCGGACGTCGACTGGCTGGCGGACAAGGACATCGCGTTCCTGCCGGCGGGCGAGCAGGAAAAACAGGTGGTCCTGCAGGCCGGCGATTTCGTGGTGTTCTTCCCCGGTGAAGTGCACAAACCGCTGTGTGCTGTCGGCGAGCCGGCGCATGTACGCAAGGCGGTAGTGAAAATCGACGCTACGCTGGTGCTGTAA
- the pyrB gene encoding aspartate carbamoyltransferase: MVNPLYKRHIISINDLSRDDLELTLKVAASLKAHPQPELLKHKVIASCFFEASTRTRLSFETAIHRLGASVVGFADSSNTSLGKKGETLADTISVISNYVDAIVMRHPQEGAARLATEFSGGVPVFNAGDGANQHPSQTLLDLFTIQETQGRLNNINIAMVGDLKYGRTVHSLTQALAKFDGNRFYFISPDALAMPDYILNMLQEKNIPYSLHTSIEEVVPQLDILYMTRVQKERLDPSEYINIKSQFILRAADLGSARDNLKVLHPLPRIDEITTDVDSTPYAYYFQQAGNGIYARQALLALVLNSELVL; this comes from the coding sequence ATGGTCAATCCGCTATATAAAAGACACATCATCTCAATCAACGATCTCAGCCGCGACGATCTGGAACTGACGCTCAAGGTGGCGGCGAGTCTGAAAGCGCATCCGCAGCCGGAACTGCTGAAGCACAAAGTGATTGCCAGCTGTTTCTTTGAAGCCTCCACCCGCACCCGCCTGTCGTTTGAAACCGCCATTCACCGGCTGGGCGCCTCGGTGGTCGGTTTTGCCGACAGCAGCAACACCTCACTCGGTAAAAAAGGCGAAACGCTGGCGGACACCATTTCGGTCATCAGCAACTATGTCGACGCGATTGTGATGCGCCACCCGCAGGAAGGCGCGGCACGGCTGGCGACCGAGTTCTCCGGCGGCGTGCCGGTGTTCAACGCCGGCGACGGCGCCAACCAGCACCCCTCCCAGACGCTGCTGGACCTGTTCACCATTCAGGAAACCCAGGGCCGCCTGAACAACATCAATATCGCCATGGTCGGCGACCTGAAATACGGCCGTACCGTCCATTCACTGACCCAGGCGCTGGCCAAGTTCGACGGCAACCGCTTCTACTTCATTTCGCCGGATGCGCTGGCGATGCCGGATTACATCCTCAACATGCTGCAAGAGAAAAATATTCCCTACAGCCTGCATACCAGCATTGAAGAAGTAGTGCCGCAGTTGGATATTCTGTACATGACCCGCGTACAGAAAGAGCGGCTGGACCCGTCGGAGTACATCAATATCAAATCACAGTTTATCCTGCGCGCCGCCGACCTCGGCAGCGCCCGCGACAACCTGAAAGTGCTGCATCCGCTGCCGCGTATCGATGAAATCACCACCGACGTGGACAGCACGCCTTACGCCTACTACTTCCAGCAAGCAGGCAACGGTATTTACGCGCGCCAGGCTCTGCTGGCGTTGGTTTTGAACAGCGAACTGGTTCTGTGA
- a CDS encoding 6-phospho-beta-glucosidase: MSQLPAGFLWGGAVAAHQLEGGWHEGGKGISVVDVLTAGAHGKLRRITDGVIPGESYPNHEAIDFYHRYKDDIALFAEMGFKCFRTSIAWTRIFPNGDEAEPCEAGLKFYDNLIDELLKHGIEPVLTLSHFEMPLHLVQQYDGWMSRKTLDCFVHFAETVITRYQHKVKYWMTFNEINNQKNVSAEIFGWMCSGVKFPQKAQPEEAMYQAVHHQFVASALIVKKAHDINPDIKVGCMCAFLPYYPYSCHPEDVMLAAQAMHDRFYFTDVQVRGHYPAYARREWALKGYHIHMEPGDEGILQEGKADYIGFSYYMSNVVKHDVQNRIDASMDGSSEHSIPNPHLKASDWGWQIDPTGLRYALTTLYERYEVPLFIVENGLGAVDKPDASGVCQDDYRIDYLRSHIEAMKAAVWEDGVDLMGYTPWGCIDLVSFTTGEMAKRYGFIHVDKHDDGTGTLQRTPKKSFHWYQRVIASNGEEL, translated from the coding sequence ATGAGTCAATTACCCGCAGGGTTTTTATGGGGCGGTGCGGTAGCGGCGCATCAACTGGAAGGCGGCTGGCATGAAGGCGGCAAAGGTATCAGCGTGGTGGATGTGCTCACTGCCGGCGCCCACGGCAAATTGCGGCGCATCACTGATGGGGTTATTCCCGGCGAATCCTATCCGAACCACGAGGCCATCGACTTCTACCACCGTTATAAAGACGATATCGCGCTGTTTGCGGAAATGGGCTTCAAATGTTTTCGTACCAGTATCGCCTGGACGCGTATTTTCCCCAACGGCGATGAAGCGGAGCCGTGCGAAGCGGGGCTGAAGTTTTACGATAACCTGATCGACGAACTGCTCAAACACGGTATTGAACCGGTGCTGACTCTCAGCCACTTCGAGATGCCGTTGCATCTGGTGCAGCAGTACGACGGTTGGATGAGCCGTAAAACGCTGGATTGCTTTGTGCATTTCGCCGAGACGGTAATCACACGCTATCAGCACAAAGTGAAATACTGGATGACGTTCAACGAGATTAACAACCAGAAGAATGTGTCGGCCGAGATTTTCGGCTGGATGTGTTCTGGGGTGAAATTCCCGCAGAAAGCGCAGCCGGAAGAAGCGATGTATCAGGCGGTGCATCATCAGTTTGTCGCCAGCGCGTTGATCGTGAAAAAAGCGCATGACATCAATCCGGATATCAAAGTGGGTTGCATGTGCGCATTTTTGCCTTACTACCCGTATTCCTGCCATCCGGAAGACGTGATGCTGGCGGCGCAAGCGATGCATGACCGCTTTTACTTTACCGACGTGCAGGTGCGCGGCCACTATCCGGCGTATGCCCGGCGTGAATGGGCACTCAAAGGCTACCATATCCACATGGAGCCGGGAGATGAAGGGATTTTGCAGGAAGGCAAAGCGGATTACATCGGTTTTAGCTATTACATGTCGAACGTGGTGAAACACGATGTGCAGAACCGCATCGACGCCAGCATGGACGGCAGCTCCGAACATTCGATTCCTAATCCGCACCTGAAAGCTAGCGACTGGGGTTGGCAGATTGACCCGACCGGTCTGCGTTATGCGCTGACGACGTTGTATGAGCGTTACGAAGTGCCGCTGTTTATCGTGGAAAACGGGCTGGGTGCGGTGGATAAACCGGATGCGAGCGGCGTGTGTCAGGATGACTACCGTATCGATTACCTGCGTTCCCATATTGAAGCGATGAAGGCGGCGGTGTGGGAAGATGGCGTCGATCTGATGGGGTACACACCGTGGGGCTGTATCGATCTGGTGTCGTTTACCACCGGCGAGATGGCGAAGCGCTACGGTTTCATCCACGTCGACAAGCACGACGACGGCACCGGGACGCTACAACGTACGCCGAAGAAATCGTTCCACTGGTATCAGCGGGTGATCGCCTCGAACGGCGAGGAACTGTAA
- a CDS encoding isopentenyl transferase family protein, whose amino-acid sequence MSKILYLLWGPTSTGKTTHSVMLAKKYGFPVIALDRFQGYQEIMTGSGAPEHSELQGTERIYITPSKHLTERVVSSEEAHEILKQKTSSLLKKHASVIIEGGSVSLLTRMVSDDYWSSFSWLIKKFHTPSRTVFIEKTQKRVFRMIYPQGDRPSTLKETSLFFRDHHTVEPLEDIDGYRIIIQYCKDNNMNFDSIDKLNNDEKDNIIDLITNEYYEHALWQEKNFPGFPASWSWQMLKD is encoded by the coding sequence ATGAGCAAGATACTTTATCTTTTATGGGGACCGACATCTACGGGGAAAACCACCCATTCGGTCATGCTTGCAAAAAAATATGGTTTCCCCGTGATAGCGCTGGATCGGTTTCAAGGGTATCAGGAGATCATGACCGGGAGTGGCGCGCCTGAACATAGTGAACTGCAAGGAACAGAAAGGATATATATTACTCCATCCAAACACCTGACCGAACGCGTTGTGTCTTCCGAAGAAGCTCATGAGATTCTTAAGCAAAAAACATCCTCTTTATTAAAAAAACACGCAAGTGTTATCATTGAAGGCGGCTCGGTGTCATTACTGACAAGAATGGTAAGCGATGATTACTGGTCATCTTTCTCATGGCTAATAAAAAAATTTCATACACCATCCAGAACAGTTTTCATTGAAAAGACCCAAAAAAGAGTTTTCAGGATGATCTATCCACAAGGTGACAGACCATCAACACTAAAAGAAACAAGTCTTTTTTTCAGGGATCACCATACCGTTGAACCATTAGAAGATATTGATGGTTATCGTATAATAATACAGTACTGCAAAGACAATAATATGAATTTTGACTCTATTGATAAACTAAATAACGATGAAAAAGATAACATCATCGATCTCATTACCAATGAATATTACGAACACGCTTTATGGCAAGAAAAGAATTTCCCTGGTTTCCCTGCCTCATGGTCATGGCAGATGTTAAAGGACTGA
- the ridA gene encoding 2-iminobutanoate/2-iminopropanoate deaminase — translation MSRIISTEQAPAAIGPYVQGVDLGSMIITSGQIPVDPKTGLVPDDVTAQARQSLENVRAIVEAAGLKVNNIVKTTVFVKDLNDFATVNAAYEAFFTEHNAPFPARSCVEVARLPKDVKIEIEAIAVRG, via the coding sequence ATGTCACGCATTATCAGTACGGAACAGGCCCCGGCCGCTATCGGCCCTTACGTTCAGGGTGTTGACCTCGGCAGCATGATCATCACTTCCGGCCAGATCCCGGTAGACCCGAAAACCGGTCTGGTGCCGGACGACGTTACCGCGCAGGCTCGCCAGTCGCTGGAAAACGTGAGAGCGATTGTGGAAGCAGCCGGTCTGAAAGTGAACAACATCGTCAAAACCACGGTGTTTGTGAAAGATCTAAACGACTTCGCCACAGTTAACGCTGCGTACGAAGCCTTTTTCACCGAGCACAACGCGCCGTTCCCGGCCCGCTCTTGCGTGGAAGTGGCTCGCCTGCCAAAAGACGTGAAAATCGAAATCGAAGCCATCGCGGTTCGCGGTTAA
- a CDS encoding amidase family protein, whose protein sequence is MYSEYTLESLCSDLRRGTVSAADIRQQALNAEAQQRHLNCFIRIDDAEEQFEKAKDVHKGAPLYGIPVSFKDNICVAGLPVTVGTQGMADCIATHDAAIVSKLKSLGAVVAGKNNMNELCFGVTSCEPYWGAVENPSAPGYSIGGSSSGCAAAVAAGIVPVAIGTDTGGSARIPASFCGITGFRPTSGHWSSSGIIPVSHTKDSPGLITRTANDAHFLYTQLFSDELSPTEQGNFPCRIGLPLSMWSELDDDVMTHCRHAINQLVLAGFECVDVDDAAVFSLNKTITFTLPIYEFFIDFPRALLSLGWENRITAVFDNISDKNVRNIIHEYLGGGRISPADYVSAVRNIGRLRLDMDTLFSTYGVDMLVYPTVPRQVPLLSQTGRPELFAELIRNTDLASNAAMPSVTLPVAPEGALPVGLSFDASRGRDSYLLNMAARIETIIKP, encoded by the coding sequence ATGTATTCAGAATATACCCTTGAGTCACTGTGCAGTGATTTACGTCGCGGCACAGTTTCAGCCGCCGACATTCGGCAGCAAGCGCTCAATGCCGAAGCGCAACAGCGTCATTTGAATTGCTTTATCCGAATTGATGATGCCGAAGAGCAATTCGAAAAGGCGAAGGATGTTCATAAAGGCGCACCGCTGTATGGTATCCCGGTTTCTTTCAAGGACAATATTTGTGTTGCCGGACTTCCGGTTACGGTTGGTACACAAGGAATGGCAGATTGTATTGCCACTCATGACGCTGCTATCGTCAGCAAGCTGAAATCACTGGGCGCGGTTGTTGCTGGTAAGAACAACATGAATGAGCTGTGCTTTGGCGTCACATCTTGCGAGCCTTACTGGGGAGCGGTGGAGAACCCCTCTGCGCCCGGATATTCTATTGGCGGCAGCAGCAGTGGTTGTGCCGCCGCAGTGGCGGCCGGTATTGTGCCGGTGGCGATCGGAACGGATACCGGCGGCTCCGCAAGAATACCGGCCTCTTTCTGCGGCATTACCGGCTTCAGGCCCACCAGCGGGCATTGGTCATCGTCCGGAATTATCCCTGTTTCCCACACGAAAGATTCTCCTGGGCTGATAACCCGTACGGCAAATGATGCCCATTTTTTATATACACAACTCTTCAGTGACGAACTGTCTCCCACAGAACAAGGGAATTTCCCCTGCCGGATAGGCCTCCCGCTTTCCATGTGGTCTGAACTGGATGATGACGTTATGACTCATTGTCGGCATGCCATAAACCAACTGGTACTTGCCGGGTTCGAATGCGTAGACGTGGATGATGCGGCGGTTTTTTCTCTTAATAAAACAATAACGTTTACGCTCCCGATTTATGAGTTTTTCATCGATTTCCCTCGCGCATTGCTATCGCTGGGATGGGAAAACAGGATAACCGCGGTGTTTGATAACATCAGTGACAAAAATGTCCGCAATATCATCCACGAGTATTTGGGAGGAGGCCGTATTTCTCCTGCTGATTATGTCTCTGCGGTCAGAAATATTGGCCGGTTGCGGCTGGATATGGATACGCTGTTCAGTACTTACGGCGTTGATATGCTGGTATATCCTACGGTTCCACGTCAGGTTCCGCTTCTGAGCCAGACTGGGCGGCCGGAACTGTTTGCTGAACTCATTCGTAACACCGATTTAGCCAGTAATGCGGCGATGCCTTCTGTCACACTTCCGGTTGCGCCAGAAGGCGCATTACCTGTGGGGCTCAGTTTTGATGCCTCACGTGGAAGAGACAGCTATCTGCTAAACATGGCTGCCCGCATAGAAACCATCATAAAGCCGTAA